In Deltaproteobacteria bacterium, the genomic stretch ACAACTTTGTAGCCACGGCTGGCGGCTTCAAGAACAGTTCCAAGGCCAGTGGCACCACCGCCAATGATGATCATGTCCCATTGCTCGTCGGTATTACGGATTCTCTCAAGCATTTCGTCGCGCTGCATATCGTACTCCAAGGAAGATGGTTTCATCTCCCTTCCCTTACGTTGATTCGTTGCAGGAAAATACTAGTTCGTCAAACACTCCCAAGCCAGCAAACCCCTCAACTTTTAAGTTGCGGCCCTATGAGATCTTATGACACACCATTCCCTAGCTTAAGAGCAGGTCGAAAGAGATTCCCAATGGCAAAATTATATTTCTACTACGCCGCCATGAACGCTGGTAAAAGTGCTACATTATTGCAGTCTGCGCACAACTACCGCGAACGCGGCATGCACACACTGCTCTTTACTCCCCAGCTCGATGATCGCTACGGGCAAGGTAAGATAACCAGCCGGATTGGTCTGCAGGCCGATGCGACCATTTTTAACCGAGAATACGACTTATTCGTTGAAATTCGCGCTCAGCACATGAAACAAAAAGTAAATTGTGTCCTTATCGATGAGGCCCAGTTTCTTACCAAAACGCAGGTCCTGCAGCTCACTTTAGTCTGTGATCACCTTAGTATCCCCGTGCTTGCCTACGGTCTTCGTACGGATTTTAGAGGCGAACCTTTTGAAGGCAGCCAATACCTGCTGGCTTGGGCCGAGGAGCTCATTGAGCTTAAAACCGTATGCCATACCGGCAAGAAGGCCACGATGAACGCCAGGCTTGGAGCCGACGGTAAACGCGTTAACGAAGGTGCGCAGGTTGAAATTGGGCACAATTACGTGGCACTGAGCCGAAAACAATTCGAGCTCAACAAAGTATCGCCCATTGAATATGAGCCGCCCGAATTGACTGTTGAGTGTGATGAGCCAAACTCTTAGATCTTTACGCTCTAGAATATTTTCCCAC encodes the following:
- a CDS encoding thymidine kinase, which codes for MAKLYFYYAAMNAGKSATLLQSAHNYRERGMHTLLFTPQLDDRYGQGKITSRIGLQADATIFNREYDLFVEIRAQHMKQKVNCVLIDEAQFLTKTQVLQLTLVCDHLSIPVLAYGLRTDFRGEPFEGSQYLLAWAEELIELKTVCHTGKKATMNARLGADGKRVNEGAQVEIGHNYVALSRKQFELNKVSPIEYEPPELTVECDEPNS